In Spirochaetales bacterium, the following proteins share a genomic window:
- a CDS encoding ABC-2 family transporter protein, with protein sequence MKKSPFSFIHVYLISLKNALSERMVYRGDFFISSVIALLFEFVVPMITLLIYSSGSSFPGWTMNEALLIQAIFLLAKGIAFPFFFGIVFNILILIREGSFDILLLKPRSILFLSIATAIDINSMGKLLGGIGFFVFIITRFPSIGPAQWAAFGGLFLLSLSVFFSFALFLSGTLFVWVGNSRMWEIFNTFTLFGMYPQSIYSQPVQILITTAIPVALLASLPASVLLGKEPVYLLPAGIVAGVLLCAGILFWHGMLRRYTSAGG encoded by the coding sequence ATGAAGAAGTCCCCGTTCTCCTTTATTCATGTCTACCTCATTTCCCTGAAAAACGCGCTTTCGGAGCGGATGGTGTACCGGGGCGATTTTTTTATCAGTTCCGTCATTGCCCTGCTTTTCGAGTTCGTCGTTCCCATGATCACCCTCCTCATCTACAGCTCCGGTTCCTCGTTTCCCGGCTGGACCATGAACGAGGCCCTGCTCATCCAGGCGATCTTTCTTCTGGCCAAGGGAATCGCCTTTCCCTTTTTCTTCGGTATTGTCTTCAATATCCTGATCCTTATCCGTGAAGGCTCGTTCGACATCCTCCTGCTGAAACCACGTTCCATCCTCTTTCTCTCGATCGCAACGGCGATCGACATCAACTCCATGGGAAAACTCCTGGGGGGTATCGGTTTTTTCGTTTTCATCATCACGCGATTCCCATCGATCGGGCCCGCGCAGTGGGCCGCCTTTGGCGGGCTTTTTCTTCTCTCCCTTTCCGTCTTTTTTTCATTCGCCCTCTTTCTTTCGGGAACCCTCTTTGTCTGGGTGGGAAACAGCAGGATGTGGGAGATATTCAACACCTTCACCCTCTTCGGCATGTACCCCCAGTCGATCTATTCGCAGCCGGTTCAGATACTGATCACCACCGCGATCCCGGTCGCGCTTCTGGCCTCGCTTCCCGCGAGTGTGCTTTTGGGAAAAGAACCGGTATACCTTCTTCCCGCGGGCATCGTCGCCGGGGTTCTCTTGTGCGCGGGTATTTTATTCTGGCACGGCATGCTTCGCCGTTACACGAGCGCGGGAGGATAG
- a CDS encoding ATP-binding cassette domain-containing protein, translating to MLISVNALRKDYTTYKKGHTFRDTIKSLFHREKVIVHAVRDISFSASSGELIGYLGPNGAGKSTTLKILTGILYPTSGEVSVAGFTPWKQRKRYVEHIGAVFGQKSQLIWDIPPADAFYMNKAIYGIPTRDFKKRLDEMVGMLDAGDLIVKPTRQLSLGERMKCEFVMAMLHNPRIIFLDEPTIGLDVIAKDKIREFILEQNRRGVTFILTTHDLDDIEHLARRVIVINHGEIVFDNTLNNLRKHLGLKKIVHLTTRKKLPPFREGGIRLLEGISDYEAELELNLEKVTLNQFIRGIDDHSTIIDMTVRELPIEHIIRDLYLQKTGEED from the coding sequence ATGCTCATTTCAGTCAACGCCTTGAGAAAGGATTATACCACCTACAAAAAAGGCCATACCTTCAGGGACACGATAAAAAGCCTGTTCCACCGCGAAAAAGTGATCGTCCACGCGGTCAGGGACATCTCCTTTTCCGCATCGAGCGGGGAGCTGATCGGCTATCTGGGACCGAACGGTGCGGGAAAGTCGACGACACTGAAAATTCTCACCGGTATCCTCTATCCCACCTCCGGTGAGGTGTCTGTGGCGGGCTTCACGCCGTGGAAGCAGCGGAAACGCTATGTCGAACATATCGGGGCGGTCTTCGGCCAGAAATCGCAGCTTATCTGGGACATTCCGCCCGCGGACGCCTTTTATATGAACAAGGCGATCTACGGTATCCCGACCCGTGATTTTAAAAAAAGGCTCGATGAGATGGTGGGAATGCTCGACGCCGGGGACCTGATCGTAAAGCCCACACGCCAGCTGTCACTCGGCGAACGGATGAAGTGCGAGTTCGTCATGGCCATGCTCCACAATCCGCGGATCATCTTTCTGGACGAGCCCACGATCGGTCTCGACGTGATCGCCAAAGACAAGATACGGGAATTCATTCTCGAACAGAACAGGAGGGGGGTCACCTTTATACTCACCACCCACGATCTCGACGATATCGAGCACCTGGCCCGCCGTGTGATCGTGATCAACCACGGCGAGATCGTTTTCGACAACACCCTGAACAACCTCAGAAAACACCTGGGACTCAAAAAAATCGTGCACCTGACCACGCGGAAGAAACTCCCGCCGTTCCGGGAGGGGGGTATCAGACTGCTCGAAGGGATATCGGACTACGAGGCGGAACTCGAATTGAACCTCGAAAAGGTCACATTGAATCAGTTTATCCGCGGCATCGACGACCACTCGACGATTATCGACATGACCGTACGGGAACTCCCGATCGAACATATTATCAGGGATCTCTATCTTCAAAAGACAGGGGAGGAAGACTGA
- a CDS encoding N-formylglutamate amidohydrolase yields the protein MIVLHIPHSSTRVPEAVKKTFTLSEEELAEEVFLLADMYTDELFDVRRGGVERIVFPVNRLVLDPERFTDDAQEEMAARGMGVVYTVTAKLRRLRKNVTPEERHRLIDTYYTPHHRLLEEAVRGNLSRCGRCLIVDCHSFASRPLPYETDRSADRPDICIGTDAFHTPPRLIDFAAANLASSGYGTDVNRPFSGSIVPPAYYRQHRSVFSIMLEINKRLYMNETTGEKLPGFDELKAAIRGLIDALFDASPFIFS from the coding sequence ATGATCGTGCTGCATATTCCACATTCGTCGACCCGCGTGCCCGAAGCGGTAAAAAAAACCTTCACACTCTCTGAGGAGGAACTGGCGGAAGAGGTTTTTCTTCTGGCCGATATGTACACGGACGAATTGTTCGACGTACGTCGCGGGGGTGTCGAACGGATCGTGTTTCCGGTCAACCGCCTCGTCCTCGACCCCGAACGCTTTACCGACGACGCGCAGGAGGAAATGGCCGCGCGGGGGATGGGGGTCGTCTATACCGTCACCGCGAAGCTGAGGCGGCTACGGAAGAACGTGACGCCCGAAGAACGGCATCGCCTCATCGATACCTATTACACGCCCCACCACCGGCTGCTCGAGGAAGCGGTCCGCGGCAACCTGTCCCGATGCGGCAGATGCCTCATCGTCGACTGCCACAGTTTCGCCTCCCGGCCGCTCCCCTATGAGACGGACCGTTCGGCAGACAGGCCCGACATCTGTATCGGGACGGACGCTTTCCACACGCCGCCCCGGCTCATCGATTTCGCCGCCGCGAACCTGGCGTCCTCAGGCTATGGTACGGATGTGAACCGGCCTTTTTCCGGAAGCATCGTCCCCCCCGCCTATTACCGGCAACATCGATCAGTCTTTTCCATTATGCTCGAAATCAACAAACGGCTGTACATGAACGAGACGACCGGAGAAAAACTTCCGGGCTTCGATGAGCTGAAAGCGGCGATACGGGGGCTTATCGACGCGTTGTTCGACGCGTCGCCCTTTATTTTTTCATGA
- a CDS encoding tetratricopeptide repeat protein, with product MKEKIRPQGKSDVFHLVCSFVNTRKLPVIVFVLAVLVRLVYLIDYAGSPFFQEHIADALFHEEWADAVVKGDIFSLRQHGVFYKAPFYPYFIAFVYLVSDRSDLVVMLIQVVMSGISCVLLFLIGRIYFDDIAAFIGALIYAFYFPSVFFSTEMEIPASAVFLTLLSFYLLIINKGTLRVIVSAVVFGLSLCALPTNLLLLPLYGYLIFKKRGVKTVVVFAVVAFAVIFPVTLRNLIAGKHPTAISANGGINFYIGNNESYDESVSLQPGYAFEDFYDEPLKTFGAGSFAERDAYWYGKAFAFITEHPVKEIALVLKKLVLYFSDYEIMRNRDTYFAKSESVYRYIPFFPASFILAAGLVGMALAVYKKKGRSLMLFCFLLALPSILFFVTSRYRMPSMCVWAVFAGFSLTIVVRSVIDGKPLPGIVTAASIVCLAVLSNLNIFVVKNPAYRPRFNLGFIYEKQAHYGPALDEYAQSLDLIDPQTPHALETVSEVYARMGNVYMKQGNLDKAEAYLLKSIDVKPDSYPAYSYLGTLYEKRKRIDTAEEMYEKAIEIDPWDVISIYNLGLLYLDNNRFDEAIAQFTRAIEVYPQHSGAYSNLAYIYGIWGNLDIMEDYAKKAVFHNPEETPARYNLATLYLNTGREKEAVEQYREIIRHSPGESAAAYNKLGVIEARKNDLERAVRYWKKALEIDPDYEDAAVNLKTASELMKK from the coding sequence ATGAAAGAAAAAATCCGGCCCCAGGGAAAATCGGACGTTTTTCACTTAGTCTGTTCATTCGTAAATACCCGAAAACTTCCGGTTATCGTTTTCGTTCTGGCCGTTCTCGTCCGCCTGGTCTATCTGATCGATTACGCCGGTTCGCCCTTTTTTCAGGAACATATCGCAGACGCCCTGTTTCATGAGGAGTGGGCGGATGCCGTCGTCAAGGGGGATATATTCAGCCTCCGGCAGCACGGGGTCTTTTACAAGGCACCGTTTTATCCCTATTTTATCGCTTTTGTTTATCTTGTATCGGACAGGAGCGATCTCGTTGTGATGCTCATCCAGGTCGTCATGAGCGGCATAAGCTGCGTCCTGCTGTTTTTGATCGGCCGGATCTATTTCGACGACATTGCCGCTTTTATCGGCGCATTAATATACGCCTTTTATTTCCCTTCCGTGTTTTTCTCAACGGAAATGGAAATTCCCGCAAGCGCGGTTTTTTTGACCCTCCTTTCCTTTTATCTTCTTATAATAAACAAGGGGACGTTGCGCGTCATCGTGTCCGCGGTCGTTTTCGGATTGTCATTGTGTGCGTTACCCACGAATCTGCTGCTTCTGCCCCTCTATGGGTACCTGATTTTTAAAAAACGCGGAGTAAAAACCGTTGTTGTTTTTGCTGTCGTCGCCTTCGCCGTCATCTTCCCGGTGACATTGCGCAATCTGATCGCCGGAAAACACCCGACTGCGATCTCCGCCAATGGGGGAATCAACTTTTACATCGGCAATAACGAATCGTATGACGAAAGCGTTTCCCTCCAGCCCGGCTACGCTTTCGAGGATTTCTATGACGAACCGCTGAAAACATTCGGTGCCGGCTCGTTCGCGGAACGGGACGCCTACTGGTACGGGAAGGCATTCGCGTTCATCACGGAGCATCCCGTAAAGGAAATCGCGCTTGTCTTGAAGAAGCTGGTGTTGTATTTTTCCGATTACGAGATAATGAGAAACAGGGACACCTATTTCGCGAAAAGTGAATCGGTCTATCGTTATATTCCGTTTTTTCCGGCCTCGTTTATCCTTGCCGCGGGCCTTGTCGGAATGGCGCTTGCCGTTTATAAAAAGAAAGGCAGGTCCTTGATGCTTTTTTGCTTTCTCCTCGCCCTCCCGTCCATTCTTTTTTTCGTGACGAGCAGATACCGGATGCCCTCCATGTGCGTGTGGGCGGTTTTTGCCGGATTTTCTCTGACAATTGTCGTACGATCGGTTATTGACGGCAAACCCCTTCCCGGCATTGTGACGGCCGCTTCCATCGTATGCCTCGCGGTACTTTCGAACCTGAACATATTCGTCGTAAAAAATCCGGCCTACCGGCCCCGTTTCAATCTCGGGTTTATTTATGAAAAACAGGCACACTATGGCCCGGCGCTCGACGAATACGCACAAAGCCTCGACCTCATCGATCCGCAGACCCCCCATGCCCTCGAGACCGTATCCGAAGTGTACGCGAGGATGGGGAACGTTTATATGAAACAGGGGAACCTCGATAAAGCGGAAGCGTATTTATTAAAATCGATCGATGTCAAGCCGGATTCGTATCCGGCGTATTCGTATCTCGGTACCTTGTATGAAAAACGGAAGCGGATCGATACGGCCGAGGAAATGTATGAAAAAGCGATCGAAATCGATCCGTGGGACGTTATCAGCATCTATAACCTGGGTCTCCTGTATCTCGACAACAACCGCTTCGATGAAGCAATAGCGCAATTTACTCGCGCGATCGAGGTCTACCCGCAGCATTCGGGGGCGTACAGCAACCTGGCATATATTTACGGTATATGGGGGAACCTCGATATAATGGAAGACTACGCGAAAAAAGCGGTTTTCCATAATCCGGAAGAAACACCGGCGCGCTACAACCTCGCCACCCTGTACCTGAATACCGGTCGCGAGAAAGAGGCCGTTGAGCAATACAGGGAAATCATCCGGCATTCACCCGGGGAATCGGCCGCCGCGTACAACAAACTCGGCGTGATCGAGGCGCGGAAAAACGATCTCGAACGGGCGGTCCGTTATTGGAAAAAGGCCCTGGAAATCGATCCGGATTATGAAGACGCTGCGGTGAATCTTAAAACTGCCTCGGAACTCATGAAAAAATAA
- a CDS encoding tetratricopeptide repeat protein — MNQRYEKQESELQRLILNFNNFKKASSGLDQYIMRQLAQLRNKIDKQKVTPQPAKKEEIIPAEPQWRVTVNVQDELNDNYPFSDLKYSNAYKEGRVFYGRKEFTKAKYKFHELLKLNPPFWHAQLYYLWSVYYESPVKAASDMDVHRLLNQFPADYEKINEVYKLQSMLCMENGFYTQGIEYGESALDQKNPEIEFRIYLAKYAFLAEDYLHCISFLDTPEVKKQKNPVCYYQLGVSYHKTNNRTKAIENYEKAIVLNAKQIDIYKNIGYLYAENKEYKKAISAFETYLKSEKSAEVSLALGECYLKFEEIKK, encoded by the coding sequence ATGAATCAACGGTACGAAAAACAGGAATCGGAACTGCAAAGATTGATATTGAATTTTAATAATTTTAAAAAAGCCAGTTCCGGCCTTGATCAATATATCATGAGACAGCTTGCTCAATTACGCAATAAAATCGATAAACAAAAAGTAACGCCGCAACCTGCAAAAAAAGAAGAAATCATACCTGCTGAACCGCAGTGGAGAGTAACGGTTAATGTTCAGGACGAGTTAAATGATAATTATCCCTTTTCCGACCTTAAATACAGTAATGCCTACAAAGAAGGCCGTGTTTTTTACGGCAGAAAAGAATTCACCAAGGCCAAGTATAAATTCCACGAATTACTCAAATTAAATCCACCCTTTTGGCATGCCCAACTCTATTATTTATGGTCTGTTTATTATGAAAGCCCCGTCAAGGCAGCCAGCGACATGGATGTTCACCGTTTATTGAATCAATTTCCTGCAGATTATGAAAAAATAAATGAAGTGTATAAATTACAATCCATGTTGTGCATGGAAAACGGATTCTATACGCAGGGGATTGAATACGGAGAATCTGCCCTGGATCAAAAAAATCCGGAAATCGAATTCAGAATCTATTTAGCCAAATATGCTTTTTTAGCTGAAGATTATTTACACTGCATCAGTTTTCTCGATACGCCGGAAGTAAAAAAACAAAAAAATCCGGTTTGTTATTATCAATTAGGTGTTTCTTATCACAAGACCAATAACAGAACAAAGGCAATTGAAAATTACGAAAAGGCCATCGTTTTAAACGCAAAACAAATTGATATATATAAAAATATCGGTTACCTCTATGCCGAAAATAAAGAATACAAAAAAGCCATTTCTGCTTTTGAAACCTATCTGAAAAGCGAAAAATCGGCCGAAGTATCTTTAGCCCTTGGGGAATGTTATTTGAAATTCGAAGAGATTAAAAAGTAA
- a CDS encoding IPT/TIG domain-containing protein: MKRKTYLFLSILCVFAVPLYAQAPAITSISPESGPVGTEVTITGTGFLSSGNVIYFRDALMSMLYEARITASSPDGLKLLFDVPQAVNPECYYSDPPCASPSRMVSDGVYLVYVVTSAGTSNMKEFTVSDSPTQSPSPAALPTTDPDCPSGIYGDANEDGEITIADALIVAQTYVGVIGLFTPPCADVNGSGSVDILDALLIAQCYVGLISCDF; this comes from the coding sequence ATGAAAAGGAAAACGTATCTTTTTTTGAGTATCCTGTGTGTGTTTGCAGTTCCGCTGTATGCACAGGCACCCGCAATCACATCCATCAGTCCGGAAAGCGGACCGGTCGGTACGGAGGTGACGATTACCGGAACGGGATTTCTTTCTTCCGGCAATGTGATTTATTTCCGGGACGCGCTGATGAGTATGCTTTATGAGGCGCGGATTACCGCCTCCTCCCCGGACGGGCTCAAGCTTCTCTTTGACGTGCCTCAGGCGGTGAATCCGGAGTGTTACTATTCGGACCCCCCGTGCGCCTCACCTTCGCGCATGGTGTCCGACGGCGTGTATCTCGTGTACGTCGTCACATCCGCCGGGACGAGCAACATGAAAGAGTTCACGGTCAGCGATTCGCCGACTCAATCCCCGTCCCCGGCCGCTTTACCGACGACCGACCCCGACTGCCCGAGCGGGATTTACGGGGACGCCAATGAAGACGGCGAAATCACCATTGCCGACGCGTTGATCGTCGCGCAGACCTACGTGGGCGTTATCGGGCTGTTTACGCCGCCCTGCGCCGACGTGAACGGAAGCGGCTCCGTCGATATTCTCGACGCGCTGCTTATCGCGCAATGCTATGTGGGACTCATTTCCTGCGATTTTTGA